A window from Acropora palmata chromosome 14, jaAcrPala1.3, whole genome shotgun sequence encodes these proteins:
- the LOC141865368 gene encoding cellular tumor antigen p53-like isoform X6: protein MCTFESALPKMWDQNFGFLSMGEDSHDSLNFGQSDMRPFSQQFHSYVSSSQSPTSTSPQPSYSPQPPAYPQNIPASYSPTSNPANRTSSISPISSSPYDNCNTYNDGSATASSCSSQGIYVHARLPTIPSTTEYPGDWGFELSFGPLTESASKSATWTYSDVCKKLYVNLASFCPIKFKTRMQPPAGTVLRAVAVFKGSTNLHDVVKRCPNHMESSNDGSAPKDQFIRSNNHAAHYHTCPESMRHSVLLPYNGPQVGTEFVTEMFAFMCFSSCASGPSRRPVEVIFTLERDGQTLGRRVVEIRVCACPGRDRKSDEKAVSGEPTSSQGIVKRARRGSGNKGPGAKRRRTSSRTSSEEEYVITTRNRHVYELLMDFKEKLEDKFEYVHQQNLDTSLVLSTSEDETEQPSTSSVAPGSVFKRGGLSTM, encoded by the exons ATGTGTACATTTGAAAGTGCTTTGCCAAAGATGTGGGATCAAAACTTTGG CTTCCTTTCCATGGGAGAAG ATTCTCATGACAGTTTGAACTTTGGGCAGAGTGACATGAGGCCATTTTCTCAACAGTTTCAT TCATATGTTTCAAGCTCTCAGTCACCAACCTCAACAAGCCCACAGCCATCCTACAGTCCCCAGCCACCAGCATACCCCCAGAACATACCTGCTTCATATTCACCTACCTCCAATCCTGCAAACAGGACCTCATCAATTTCTCCAATTAGCAGTTCTCCTTATGATAAT TGTAACACCTACAATGATGGCTCAGCTACAGCTTCCTCTTGTTCCTCTCAGGGTATCTACGTGCATGCACGCTTGCCAACCATTCCCAGCACAACAGAGTATCCTGGGGATTGGGGATTTGAGCTTTCATTTGGCCCTTTAACAGAATCAGCTTCTAAGTCAGCCACTTGGACATATTCTGATGTTTGCAAAAAGTTGTATGTCAATCTGGCCAGCTTCTGTCCAATTAAGTTCAAAACTCGAATGCAGCCTCCAGCTGGAACTGTCTTAAGAGCCGTTGCTGTGTTCAAGGGGTCAACAAATCTACATGATGTTGTGAAAAGGTGTCCAAACCACATGGAGAGCTCCAATGATG GTTCTGCTCCAAAGGACCAGTTTATCCGCAGCAACAACCATGCTGCTCATTACCATACTTGCCCTGAGTCAATGAGACACTCTGTGTTGCTGCCCTATAATGGACCTCAAG TGGGAACAGAGTTTGTGACGGAGATGTTTGCATTTATGTGCTTTTCAAGCTGTGCCTCTGGGCCAAGCCGACGACCTGTTGAAGTAATCTTCACACTTGAGAGAGATGGCCAGACGCTTGGAAGGCGAGTGGTGGAAATAAGGGTTTGTGCTTGCCCAGGGCGAGACCGCAAGTCAGATGAAAAGGCTGTCTCTGGGGAACCAACCTCCTCTCAAGGGATTGTCAAGCGAGCTCGGAGAG GATCAGGTAACAAGGGGCCTGGTGCCAAGAGAAGGCGAACAAGCTCGAGGACAAGTTCAGAGGAAGAATATGTTATCACA ACAAGGAATCGCCATGTGTACGAGTTGCTGATGGACTTCAAAGAGAAACTCGAGGATAAATTTGAGTACGTCCATCAACAGAATCTTGATACTTCATT GGTCTTGAGTACTTCAGAGGATGAGACAGAGCAGCCATCCACGA
- the LOC141865368 gene encoding cellular tumor antigen p53-like isoform X5 → MAEEQVEPTISLNEKQFKHLLADVRGENSSSCFLSMGEDSHDSLNFGQSDMRPFSQQFHSYVSSSQSPTSTSPQPSYSPQPPAYPQNIPASYSPTSNPANRTSSISPISSSPYDNCNTYNDGSATASSCSSQGIYVHARLPTIPSTTEYPGDWGFELSFGPLTESASKSATWTYSDVCKKLYVNLASFCPIKFKTRMQPPAGTVLRAVAVFKGSTNLHDVVKRCPNHMESSNDGSAPKDQFIRSNNHAAHYHTCPESMRHSVLLPYNGPQVGTEFVTEMFAFMCFSSCASGPSRRPVEVIFTLERDGQTLGRRVVEIRVCACPGRDRKSDEKAVSGEPTSSQGIVKRARRGSGNKGPGAKRRRTSSRTSSEEEYVITTRNRHVYELLMDFKEKLEDKFEYVHQQNLDTSLVLSTSEDETEQPSTSSVAPGSVFKRGGLSTM, encoded by the exons ATGGCGGAAGAGCAAGTGGAGCCTACTATTTCTCTAAATGAGAAGCAATTTAAGCATCTCTTGGCTGATGTTCGAGGGGAAAATAGTTCTTCCTG CTTCCTTTCCATGGGAGAAG ATTCTCATGACAGTTTGAACTTTGGGCAGAGTGACATGAGGCCATTTTCTCAACAGTTTCAT TCATATGTTTCAAGCTCTCAGTCACCAACCTCAACAAGCCCACAGCCATCCTACAGTCCCCAGCCACCAGCATACCCCCAGAACATACCTGCTTCATATTCACCTACCTCCAATCCTGCAAACAGGACCTCATCAATTTCTCCAATTAGCAGTTCTCCTTATGATAAT TGTAACACCTACAATGATGGCTCAGCTACAGCTTCCTCTTGTTCCTCTCAGGGTATCTACGTGCATGCACGCTTGCCAACCATTCCCAGCACAACAGAGTATCCTGGGGATTGGGGATTTGAGCTTTCATTTGGCCCTTTAACAGAATCAGCTTCTAAGTCAGCCACTTGGACATATTCTGATGTTTGCAAAAAGTTGTATGTCAATCTGGCCAGCTTCTGTCCAATTAAGTTCAAAACTCGAATGCAGCCTCCAGCTGGAACTGTCTTAAGAGCCGTTGCTGTGTTCAAGGGGTCAACAAATCTACATGATGTTGTGAAAAGGTGTCCAAACCACATGGAGAGCTCCAATGATG GTTCTGCTCCAAAGGACCAGTTTATCCGCAGCAACAACCATGCTGCTCATTACCATACTTGCCCTGAGTCAATGAGACACTCTGTGTTGCTGCCCTATAATGGACCTCAAG TGGGAACAGAGTTTGTGACGGAGATGTTTGCATTTATGTGCTTTTCAAGCTGTGCCTCTGGGCCAAGCCGACGACCTGTTGAAGTAATCTTCACACTTGAGAGAGATGGCCAGACGCTTGGAAGGCGAGTGGTGGAAATAAGGGTTTGTGCTTGCCCAGGGCGAGACCGCAAGTCAGATGAAAAGGCTGTCTCTGGGGAACCAACCTCCTCTCAAGGGATTGTCAAGCGAGCTCGGAGAG GATCAGGTAACAAGGGGCCTGGTGCCAAGAGAAGGCGAACAAGCTCGAGGACAAGTTCAGAGGAAGAATATGTTATCACA ACAAGGAATCGCCATGTGTACGAGTTGCTGATGGACTTCAAAGAGAAACTCGAGGATAAATTTGAGTACGTCCATCAACAGAATCTTGATACTTCATT GGTCTTGAGTACTTCAGAGGATGAGACAGAGCAGCCATCCACGA
- the LOC141865368 gene encoding cellular tumor antigen p53-like isoform X3: MSRFSSIAEVNMAEEQVEPTISLNEKQFKHLLADVRGENSSSCFLSMGEDSHDSLNFGQSDMRPFSQQFHSYVSSSQSPTSTSPQPSYSPQPPAYPQNIPASYSPTSNPANRTSSISPISSSPYDNCNTYNDGSATASSCSSQGIYVHARLPTIPSTTEYPGDWGFELSFGPLTESASKSATWTYSDVCKKLYVNLASFCPIKFKTRMQPPAGTVLRAVAVFKGSTNLHDVVKRCPNHMESSNDGSAPKDQFIRSNNHAAHYHTCPESMRHSVLLPYNGPQVGTEFVTEMFAFMCFSSCASGPSRRPVEVIFTLERDGQTLGRRVVEIRVCACPGRDRKSDEKAVSGEPTSSQGIVKRARRGSGNKGPGAKRRRTSSRTSSEEEYVITTRNRHVYELLMDFKEKLEDKFEYVHQQNLDTSLVLSTSEDETEQPSTSSVAPGSVFKRGGLSTM; encoded by the exons ATGTCGCGGTTCAGTTCAATAGCTG AAGTGAACATGGCGGAAGAGCAAGTGGAGCCTACTATTTCTCTAAATGAGAAGCAATTTAAGCATCTCTTGGCTGATGTTCGAGGGGAAAATAGTTCTTCCTG CTTCCTTTCCATGGGAGAAG ATTCTCATGACAGTTTGAACTTTGGGCAGAGTGACATGAGGCCATTTTCTCAACAGTTTCAT TCATATGTTTCAAGCTCTCAGTCACCAACCTCAACAAGCCCACAGCCATCCTACAGTCCCCAGCCACCAGCATACCCCCAGAACATACCTGCTTCATATTCACCTACCTCCAATCCTGCAAACAGGACCTCATCAATTTCTCCAATTAGCAGTTCTCCTTATGATAAT TGTAACACCTACAATGATGGCTCAGCTACAGCTTCCTCTTGTTCCTCTCAGGGTATCTACGTGCATGCACGCTTGCCAACCATTCCCAGCACAACAGAGTATCCTGGGGATTGGGGATTTGAGCTTTCATTTGGCCCTTTAACAGAATCAGCTTCTAAGTCAGCCACTTGGACATATTCTGATGTTTGCAAAAAGTTGTATGTCAATCTGGCCAGCTTCTGTCCAATTAAGTTCAAAACTCGAATGCAGCCTCCAGCTGGAACTGTCTTAAGAGCCGTTGCTGTGTTCAAGGGGTCAACAAATCTACATGATGTTGTGAAAAGGTGTCCAAACCACATGGAGAGCTCCAATGATG GTTCTGCTCCAAAGGACCAGTTTATCCGCAGCAACAACCATGCTGCTCATTACCATACTTGCCCTGAGTCAATGAGACACTCTGTGTTGCTGCCCTATAATGGACCTCAAG TGGGAACAGAGTTTGTGACGGAGATGTTTGCATTTATGTGCTTTTCAAGCTGTGCCTCTGGGCCAAGCCGACGACCTGTTGAAGTAATCTTCACACTTGAGAGAGATGGCCAGACGCTTGGAAGGCGAGTGGTGGAAATAAGGGTTTGTGCTTGCCCAGGGCGAGACCGCAAGTCAGATGAAAAGGCTGTCTCTGGGGAACCAACCTCCTCTCAAGGGATTGTCAAGCGAGCTCGGAGAG GATCAGGTAACAAGGGGCCTGGTGCCAAGAGAAGGCGAACAAGCTCGAGGACAAGTTCAGAGGAAGAATATGTTATCACA ACAAGGAATCGCCATGTGTACGAGTTGCTGATGGACTTCAAAGAGAAACTCGAGGATAAATTTGAGTACGTCCATCAACAGAATCTTGATACTTCATT GGTCTTGAGTACTTCAGAGGATGAGACAGAGCAGCCATCCACGA
- the LOC141865368 gene encoding tumor protein p73-like isoform X7 yields MRPFSQQFHSYVSSSQSPTSTSPQPSYSPQPPAYPQNIPASYSPTSNPANRTSSISPISSSPYDNCNTYNDGSATASSCSSQGIYVHARLPTIPSTTEYPGDWGFELSFGPLTESASKSATWTYSDVCKKLYVNLASFCPIKFKTRMQPPAGTVLRAVAVFKGSTNLHDVVKRCPNHMESSNDGSAPKDQFIRSNNHAAHYHTCPESMRHSVLLPYNGPQVGTEFVTEMFAFMCFSSCASGPSRRPVEVIFTLERDGQTLGRRVVEIRVCACPGRDRKSDEKAVSGEPTSSQGIVKRARRGSGNKGPGAKRRRTSSRTSSEEEYVITTRNRHVYELLMDFKEKLEDKFEYVHQQNLDTSLVLSTSEDETEQPSTSSVAPGSVFKRGGLSTM; encoded by the exons ATGAGGCCATTTTCTCAACAGTTTCAT TCATATGTTTCAAGCTCTCAGTCACCAACCTCAACAAGCCCACAGCCATCCTACAGTCCCCAGCCACCAGCATACCCCCAGAACATACCTGCTTCATATTCACCTACCTCCAATCCTGCAAACAGGACCTCATCAATTTCTCCAATTAGCAGTTCTCCTTATGATAAT TGTAACACCTACAATGATGGCTCAGCTACAGCTTCCTCTTGTTCCTCTCAGGGTATCTACGTGCATGCACGCTTGCCAACCATTCCCAGCACAACAGAGTATCCTGGGGATTGGGGATTTGAGCTTTCATTTGGCCCTTTAACAGAATCAGCTTCTAAGTCAGCCACTTGGACATATTCTGATGTTTGCAAAAAGTTGTATGTCAATCTGGCCAGCTTCTGTCCAATTAAGTTCAAAACTCGAATGCAGCCTCCAGCTGGAACTGTCTTAAGAGCCGTTGCTGTGTTCAAGGGGTCAACAAATCTACATGATGTTGTGAAAAGGTGTCCAAACCACATGGAGAGCTCCAATGATG GTTCTGCTCCAAAGGACCAGTTTATCCGCAGCAACAACCATGCTGCTCATTACCATACTTGCCCTGAGTCAATGAGACACTCTGTGTTGCTGCCCTATAATGGACCTCAAG TGGGAACAGAGTTTGTGACGGAGATGTTTGCATTTATGTGCTTTTCAAGCTGTGCCTCTGGGCCAAGCCGACGACCTGTTGAAGTAATCTTCACACTTGAGAGAGATGGCCAGACGCTTGGAAGGCGAGTGGTGGAAATAAGGGTTTGTGCTTGCCCAGGGCGAGACCGCAAGTCAGATGAAAAGGCTGTCTCTGGGGAACCAACCTCCTCTCAAGGGATTGTCAAGCGAGCTCGGAGAG GATCAGGTAACAAGGGGCCTGGTGCCAAGAGAAGGCGAACAAGCTCGAGGACAAGTTCAGAGGAAGAATATGTTATCACA ACAAGGAATCGCCATGTGTACGAGTTGCTGATGGACTTCAAAGAGAAACTCGAGGATAAATTTGAGTACGTCCATCAACAGAATCTTGATACTTCATT GGTCTTGAGTACTTCAGAGGATGAGACAGAGCAGCCATCCACGA
- the LOC141865368 gene encoding cellular tumor antigen p53-like isoform X4, which translates to MAGVCNGIKAITSLPERQRKEVNMAEEQVEPTISLNEKQFKHLLADVRGENSSSCFLSMGEDSHDSLNFGQSDMRPFSQQFHSYVSSSQSPTSTSPQPSYSPQPPAYPQNIPASYSPTSNPANRTSSISPISSSPYDNGIYVHARLPTIPSTTEYPGDWGFELSFGPLTESASKSATWTYSDVCKKLYVNLASFCPIKFKTRMQPPAGTVLRAVAVFKGSTNLHDVVKRCPNHMESSNDGSAPKDQFIRSNNHAAHYHTCPESMRHSVLLPYNGPQVGTEFVTEMFAFMCFSSCASGPSRRPVEVIFTLERDGQTLGRRVVEIRVCACPGRDRKSDEKAVSGEPTSSQGIVKRARRGSGNKGPGAKRRRTSSRTSSEEEYVITTRNRHVYELLMDFKEKLEDKFEYVHQQNLDTSLVLSTSEDETEQPSTSSVAPGSVFKRGGLSTM; encoded by the exons ATGGCCGGAGTTTGTAACGGAATAAAAGCCATTACATCTTTACCAGAGCGTCAGCGAAAAG AAGTGAACATGGCGGAAGAGCAAGTGGAGCCTACTATTTCTCTAAATGAGAAGCAATTTAAGCATCTCTTGGCTGATGTTCGAGGGGAAAATAGTTCTTCCTG CTTCCTTTCCATGGGAGAAG ATTCTCATGACAGTTTGAACTTTGGGCAGAGTGACATGAGGCCATTTTCTCAACAGTTTCAT TCATATGTTTCAAGCTCTCAGTCACCAACCTCAACAAGCCCACAGCCATCCTACAGTCCCCAGCCACCAGCATACCCCCAGAACATACCTGCTTCATATTCACCTACCTCCAATCCTGCAAACAGGACCTCATCAATTTCTCCAATTAGCAGTTCTCCTTATGATAAT GGTATCTACGTGCATGCACGCTTGCCAACCATTCCCAGCACAACAGAGTATCCTGGGGATTGGGGATTTGAGCTTTCATTTGGCCCTTTAACAGAATCAGCTTCTAAGTCAGCCACTTGGACATATTCTGATGTTTGCAAAAAGTTGTATGTCAATCTGGCCAGCTTCTGTCCAATTAAGTTCAAAACTCGAATGCAGCCTCCAGCTGGAACTGTCTTAAGAGCCGTTGCTGTGTTCAAGGGGTCAACAAATCTACATGATGTTGTGAAAAGGTGTCCAAACCACATGGAGAGCTCCAATGATG GTTCTGCTCCAAAGGACCAGTTTATCCGCAGCAACAACCATGCTGCTCATTACCATACTTGCCCTGAGTCAATGAGACACTCTGTGTTGCTGCCCTATAATGGACCTCAAG TGGGAACAGAGTTTGTGACGGAGATGTTTGCATTTATGTGCTTTTCAAGCTGTGCCTCTGGGCCAAGCCGACGACCTGTTGAAGTAATCTTCACACTTGAGAGAGATGGCCAGACGCTTGGAAGGCGAGTGGTGGAAATAAGGGTTTGTGCTTGCCCAGGGCGAGACCGCAAGTCAGATGAAAAGGCTGTCTCTGGGGAACCAACCTCCTCTCAAGGGATTGTCAAGCGAGCTCGGAGAG GATCAGGTAACAAGGGGCCTGGTGCCAAGAGAAGGCGAACAAGCTCGAGGACAAGTTCAGAGGAAGAATATGTTATCACA ACAAGGAATCGCCATGTGTACGAGTTGCTGATGGACTTCAAAGAGAAACTCGAGGATAAATTTGAGTACGTCCATCAACAGAATCTTGATACTTCATT GGTCTTGAGTACTTCAGAGGATGAGACAGAGCAGCCATCCACGA
- the LOC141865368 gene encoding cellular tumor antigen p53-like isoform X1, whose translation MAGVCNGIKAITSLPERQRKEVNMAEEQVEPTISLNEKQFKHLLADVRGENSSSCFLSMGEDSHDSLNFGQSDMRPFSQQFHSYVSSSQSPTSTSPQPSYSPQPPAYPQNIPASYSPTSNPANRTSSISPISSSPYDNCNTYNDGSATASSCSSQGIYVHARLPTIPSTTEYPGDWGFELSFGPLTESASKSATWTYSDVCKKLYVNLASFCPIKFKTRMQPPAGTVLRAVAVFKGSTNLHDVVKRCPNHMESSNDGSAPKDQFIRSNNHAAHYHTCPESMRHSVLLPYNGPQVGTEFVTEMFAFMCFSSCASGPSRRPVEVIFTLERDGQTLGRRVVEIRVCACPGRDRKSDEKAVSGEPTSSQGIVKRARRGSGNKGPGAKRRRTSSRTSSEEEYVITTRNRHVYELLMDFKEKLEDKFEYVHQQNLDTSLVLSTSEDETEQPSTSSVAPGSVFKRGGLSTM comes from the exons ATGGCCGGAGTTTGTAACGGAATAAAAGCCATTACATCTTTACCAGAGCGTCAGCGAAAAG AAGTGAACATGGCGGAAGAGCAAGTGGAGCCTACTATTTCTCTAAATGAGAAGCAATTTAAGCATCTCTTGGCTGATGTTCGAGGGGAAAATAGTTCTTCCTG CTTCCTTTCCATGGGAGAAG ATTCTCATGACAGTTTGAACTTTGGGCAGAGTGACATGAGGCCATTTTCTCAACAGTTTCAT TCATATGTTTCAAGCTCTCAGTCACCAACCTCAACAAGCCCACAGCCATCCTACAGTCCCCAGCCACCAGCATACCCCCAGAACATACCTGCTTCATATTCACCTACCTCCAATCCTGCAAACAGGACCTCATCAATTTCTCCAATTAGCAGTTCTCCTTATGATAAT TGTAACACCTACAATGATGGCTCAGCTACAGCTTCCTCTTGTTCCTCTCAGGGTATCTACGTGCATGCACGCTTGCCAACCATTCCCAGCACAACAGAGTATCCTGGGGATTGGGGATTTGAGCTTTCATTTGGCCCTTTAACAGAATCAGCTTCTAAGTCAGCCACTTGGACATATTCTGATGTTTGCAAAAAGTTGTATGTCAATCTGGCCAGCTTCTGTCCAATTAAGTTCAAAACTCGAATGCAGCCTCCAGCTGGAACTGTCTTAAGAGCCGTTGCTGTGTTCAAGGGGTCAACAAATCTACATGATGTTGTGAAAAGGTGTCCAAACCACATGGAGAGCTCCAATGATG GTTCTGCTCCAAAGGACCAGTTTATCCGCAGCAACAACCATGCTGCTCATTACCATACTTGCCCTGAGTCAATGAGACACTCTGTGTTGCTGCCCTATAATGGACCTCAAG TGGGAACAGAGTTTGTGACGGAGATGTTTGCATTTATGTGCTTTTCAAGCTGTGCCTCTGGGCCAAGCCGACGACCTGTTGAAGTAATCTTCACACTTGAGAGAGATGGCCAGACGCTTGGAAGGCGAGTGGTGGAAATAAGGGTTTGTGCTTGCCCAGGGCGAGACCGCAAGTCAGATGAAAAGGCTGTCTCTGGGGAACCAACCTCCTCTCAAGGGATTGTCAAGCGAGCTCGGAGAG GATCAGGTAACAAGGGGCCTGGTGCCAAGAGAAGGCGAACAAGCTCGAGGACAAGTTCAGAGGAAGAATATGTTATCACA ACAAGGAATCGCCATGTGTACGAGTTGCTGATGGACTTCAAAGAGAAACTCGAGGATAAATTTGAGTACGTCCATCAACAGAATCTTGATACTTCATT GGTCTTGAGTACTTCAGAGGATGAGACAGAGCAGCCATCCACGA
- the LOC141865368 gene encoding cellular tumor antigen p53-like isoform X2, with translation MAGVCNGIKAITSLPERQRKEVNMAEEQVEPTISLNEKQFKHLLADVRGENSSSCFLSMGEDSHDSLNFGQSDMRPFSQQFHSYVSSSQSPTSTSPQPSYSPQPPAYPQNIPASYSPTSNPANRTSSISPISSSPYDNCNTYNDGSATASSCSSQGIYVHARLPTIPSTTEYPGDWGFELSFGPLTESASKSATWTYSDVCKKLYVNLASFCPIKFKTRMQPPAGTVLRAVAVFKGSTNLHDVVKRCPNHMESSNDGSAPKDQFIRSNNHAAHYHTCPESMRHSVLLPYNGPQVGTEFVTEMFAFMCFSSCASGPSRRPVEVIFTLERDGQTLGRRVVEIRVCACPGRDRKSDEKAVSGEPTSSQGIVKRARRGSGNKGPGAKRRRTSSRTSSEEEYVITTRNRHVYELLMDFKEKLEDKFEVLSTSEDETEQPSTSSVAPGSVFKRGGLSTM, from the exons ATGGCCGGAGTTTGTAACGGAATAAAAGCCATTACATCTTTACCAGAGCGTCAGCGAAAAG AAGTGAACATGGCGGAAGAGCAAGTGGAGCCTACTATTTCTCTAAATGAGAAGCAATTTAAGCATCTCTTGGCTGATGTTCGAGGGGAAAATAGTTCTTCCTG CTTCCTTTCCATGGGAGAAG ATTCTCATGACAGTTTGAACTTTGGGCAGAGTGACATGAGGCCATTTTCTCAACAGTTTCAT TCATATGTTTCAAGCTCTCAGTCACCAACCTCAACAAGCCCACAGCCATCCTACAGTCCCCAGCCACCAGCATACCCCCAGAACATACCTGCTTCATATTCACCTACCTCCAATCCTGCAAACAGGACCTCATCAATTTCTCCAATTAGCAGTTCTCCTTATGATAAT TGTAACACCTACAATGATGGCTCAGCTACAGCTTCCTCTTGTTCCTCTCAGGGTATCTACGTGCATGCACGCTTGCCAACCATTCCCAGCACAACAGAGTATCCTGGGGATTGGGGATTTGAGCTTTCATTTGGCCCTTTAACAGAATCAGCTTCTAAGTCAGCCACTTGGACATATTCTGATGTTTGCAAAAAGTTGTATGTCAATCTGGCCAGCTTCTGTCCAATTAAGTTCAAAACTCGAATGCAGCCTCCAGCTGGAACTGTCTTAAGAGCCGTTGCTGTGTTCAAGGGGTCAACAAATCTACATGATGTTGTGAAAAGGTGTCCAAACCACATGGAGAGCTCCAATGATG GTTCTGCTCCAAAGGACCAGTTTATCCGCAGCAACAACCATGCTGCTCATTACCATACTTGCCCTGAGTCAATGAGACACTCTGTGTTGCTGCCCTATAATGGACCTCAAG TGGGAACAGAGTTTGTGACGGAGATGTTTGCATTTATGTGCTTTTCAAGCTGTGCCTCTGGGCCAAGCCGACGACCTGTTGAAGTAATCTTCACACTTGAGAGAGATGGCCAGACGCTTGGAAGGCGAGTGGTGGAAATAAGGGTTTGTGCTTGCCCAGGGCGAGACCGCAAGTCAGATGAAAAGGCTGTCTCTGGGGAACCAACCTCCTCTCAAGGGATTGTCAAGCGAGCTCGGAGAG GATCAGGTAACAAGGGGCCTGGTGCCAAGAGAAGGCGAACAAGCTCGAGGACAAGTTCAGAGGAAGAATATGTTATCACA ACAAGGAATCGCCATGTGTACGAGTTGCTGATGGACTTCAAAGAGAAACTCGAGGATAAATTTGA GGTCTTGAGTACTTCAGAGGATGAGACAGAGCAGCCATCCACGA